The Thermacetogenium phaeum DSM 12270 genome segment CTGCCGATCATCGAAGTCCCGATTACGATTCCTATACCAAGGGCAAGAAAGATAGCGACCAGGGAAGCAATATGATGCCTGATGTCAAAAATCAAGTTCAAGTCTCCTTCCCTCATCAAATCCGCAACAGCAGCTTGATCTGCATAATCAGGAGCTTGAGAAAACCCCTCGTTGCTGGCGATACCATAACGACCACGAACAGCGGGAGCATCGCCGCCAGAAAAATCTGCGCTAAGTGCCGCGGTTGCAGCCTCTGCCGATAGAGTTTGCTGACCCCTTTGGCGTCCACCAGTATCGAGCCGACCTTCAGCCTTACCAAAAAAGTACTGGCCATGCCGGAGCGACCCTTCTCTAAAAAGTCAATCATGTTGGAGTGGGTGCCAACAGCCACAATCAGCTCCGCCCCTTTTTCATAGGCCAGCAGCAGGGCGATGTCCTCACTGGTGCCGGGAGCCGGGAAGAGCACAGCCGGCAATCCCAACTTTTCGATCCTGGCCAGCCCCGGCGCCCTGCCGTCGGGATAGGCATGCACGACAATCTCGGCACCTGACAGCAGTGCTTCGTCGGAAACACTATCCATGTCACCAACGATGAGGTCGGGTCGGTAGCCGAGTTCCAAAAGGGCATCGGCACCTCCGTCCACACCGATCAGCACCGGCTTGACCTCATCGATGTAGGATTTAATGGTGATAATATCTTCATGATAACCCTGGCCTCTCACCACGACGAGGGCATGCCGATTCTGGAGCTTTGTGCGCAGGCGGGGTACGGGATAATCCCCTAAAATCAGCCCCTGCTCTCTGCGGGCATAATCAAGGGTGTTTTCCACGAATTTGGCTAGTTCTTGCTTGATATTCTTTTTCGTGGCCTCCATTTTGGCCCTTACCTCAAGTTCTGAAAGCCATCTACCCCTTGCGATTAACCTGCCACCGCAAAAGACTTCTTCCCCCCTAATGACCACTTCATCCCCGTC includes the following:
- the steA gene encoding putative cytokinetic ring protein SteA, with translation MVIKGIAKVDKRTKNLIKRLRTHEIAVIDHADLDELAAESIVNCRPKAVINASRSITGRYPNAGPLTLLKAGVPLLDAAGSAVIEEIHDGDEVVIRGEEVFCGGRLIARGRWLSELEVRAKMEATKKNIKQELAKFVENTLDYARREQGLILGDYPVPRLRTKLQNRHALVVVRGQGYHEDIITIKSYIDEVKPVLIGVDGGADALLELGYRPDLIVGDMDSVSDEALLSGAEIVVHAYPDGRAPGLARIEKLGLPAVLFPAPGTSEDIALLLAYEKGAELIVAVGTHSNMIDFLEKGRSGMASTFLVRLKVGSILVDAKGVSKLYRQRLQPRHLAQIFLAAMLPLFVVVMVSPATRGFLKLLIMQIKLLLRI